The following coding sequences are from one Halorubrum sp. BOL3-1 window:
- a CDS encoding ABC transporter permease: MATQDESTIFGDIEDGESEADESVDRWRRTARLWRETLAEQWQMLTNDLMVRLAMLTIGFFAAVAVLAPVIAPYPPLERLYQGDAGVIIEKWAEPSFTSAESDYLLGTTAEGFDIFSQLVYGSRAALLVGLLAAVFTAGIGTLVGLTAGYYGGRVDDVLMRIVDFLYGMPLLPTVIVLVALLGPSLWNIILAIIVLQWRATARVIRSQALSLRERPFVKAAQVAGASDWHIISRHLAPNVLPMSFLYGAFAIAWAILAEAGVSFIGLGDPDTVSWGTMLQSSRAYAALDFGAWWWFVPPGICIGLVVISGFLIGRGYEEITNPELR; the protein is encoded by the coding sequence ATGGCAACACAAGACGAATCCACGATATTCGGCGACATCGAGGACGGAGAGTCCGAGGCCGACGAGAGCGTCGACCGCTGGCGGCGGACCGCACGGCTGTGGCGCGAGACGCTCGCAGAGCAGTGGCAGATGCTCACCAACGACCTCATGGTCCGGCTCGCGATGTTGACGATCGGCTTCTTTGCGGCCGTGGCCGTGTTGGCGCCGGTGATCGCGCCGTATCCGCCCTTAGAGCGTCTCTACCAGGGTGACGCGGGCGTCATCATCGAGAAGTGGGCCGAGCCGTCGTTCACGTCCGCGGAGTCCGACTACCTGCTCGGGACGACCGCCGAGGGGTTCGACATCTTCAGCCAGCTCGTGTACGGCTCGCGGGCGGCGCTTTTAGTCGGCCTCCTCGCCGCGGTGTTCACCGCGGGTATCGGCACGCTCGTCGGTCTCACCGCCGGGTACTACGGTGGACGGGTCGACGATGTGTTGATGCGGATCGTCGACTTCTTGTACGGGATGCCGCTGCTCCCCACGGTGATCGTGCTGGTCGCGCTGCTCGGGCCGAGCCTCTGGAACATCATCCTGGCCATCATCGTTCTCCAGTGGCGGGCGACAGCCCGCGTGATCCGGTCGCAGGCGCTTTCGCTGCGCGAGCGGCCGTTCGTGAAGGCTGCGCAGGTCGCGGGTGCGAGCGACTGGCACATCATATCCAGACACCTCGCCCCCAACGTGTTGCCGATGTCGTTCCTCTACGGCGCGTTCGCCATCGCGTGGGCGATCCTCGCGGAGGCGGGCGTCTCGTTCATCGGGCTCGGCGACCCGGACACGGTCTCGTGGGGGACGATGCTCCAGTCGTCGCGCGCCTACGCCGCGCTCGACTTCGGCGCGTGGTGGTGGTTTGTGCCGCCGGGCATCTGTATCGGCCTCGTGGTCATCAGCGGGTTCCTGATCGGCCGCGGATACGAGGAAATCACGAACCCGGAGCTGAGATAG
- a CDS encoding ABC transporter ATP-binding protein produces MTVLDVNDLEVYYETDGAPAQAVDGVSFSIEEGENIGIVGESGCGKTTLAKAIIGILPDEGYVNAGSIEFDGVDLTEVSEAERRRYKWDEISMIAQSAMNSLDPVYTIREQIVEAIETHRPGTGRTESEEIVSEMFDLVGLDPKRADDYPHQFSGGMRQRAMIAMALALEPSLVLADEPTTALDVIMQDQILKRIGEIQSEINSSMMVITHDVSVVAETCDRVIVMYAGQIAEEGPVEEIFGQPYHPYTIGLKRAFPNIRRSDQDLLSIAGYPPELTDPPDGCRFAERCPMATDRCRNEVPTAHHVGDELRTYCHYADEIDAGFRSRADDPETWADTEAARSARSAAEGDD; encoded by the coding sequence ATGACGGTACTCGACGTCAACGACTTGGAAGTGTACTACGAGACGGACGGCGCGCCGGCACAGGCAGTCGACGGCGTCTCCTTCTCGATCGAGGAGGGCGAAAACATCGGGATCGTCGGCGAGTCCGGCTGTGGGAAGACCACACTGGCGAAGGCGATAATCGGTATCCTCCCCGACGAGGGGTACGTCAACGCCGGCTCGATCGAGTTCGACGGTGTCGACCTCACCGAGGTGTCCGAAGCCGAGCGACGCCGGTACAAGTGGGACGAAATTTCGATGATCGCCCAGTCGGCGATGAACTCCCTCGACCCGGTGTACACGATCCGCGAACAGATCGTCGAGGCGATCGAGACCCATCGGCCGGGCACCGGCCGCACCGAGTCGGAGGAGATCGTCTCGGAGATGTTCGATCTGGTGGGGCTCGACCCCAAGCGCGCGGACGACTACCCGCACCAGTTCTCCGGCGGGATGCGTCAGCGGGCGATGATCGCGATGGCGCTCGCGCTCGAACCGTCGCTCGTGCTCGCCGACGAGCCGACGACGGCGCTCGACGTGATCATGCAAGACCAGATCCTGAAACGGATCGGAGAGATCCAGTCGGAGATCAACTCCTCGATGATGGTTATCACCCACGACGTGAGCGTCGTCGCCGAGACGTGCGACCGGGTGATCGTGATGTACGCGGGACAGATCGCCGAGGAGGGGCCCGTCGAGGAGATCTTCGGGCAGCCGTACCACCCGTACACGATCGGCCTCAAGCGTGCCTTCCCGAACATCCGTCGGTCGGACCAAGACCTCCTGTCGATCGCCGGGTACCCGCCGGAGCTGACCGACCCGCCGGACGGCTGCCGGTTCGCCGAACGATGTCCGATGGCGACGGACCGCTGTCGGAACGAGGTGCCGACCGCACACCACGTGGGCGACGAGCTCCGGACGTACTGCCACTACGCGGACGAGATCGACGCGGGGTTCCGTAGCCGGGCGGACGACCCGGAAACTTGGGCCGACACGGAGGCCGCGCGGAGTGCCCGGTCGGCCGCGGAGGGTGATGACTGA
- a CDS encoding acylphosphatase: MTDRVRAHVFVSGRVQGVYYRATTRDTARERGVDGWVRNLDDGRVEAVFEGPEGAVRDAVEWCETGSRAAEVDDVDAEYGEPEGEDGFEVRR, translated from the coding sequence ATGACCGACCGCGTTCGCGCACACGTGTTCGTCTCGGGTCGCGTTCAGGGCGTCTACTACCGAGCGACGACCCGGGACACGGCCCGCGAGAGGGGCGTCGACGGCTGGGTGCGGAACCTCGACGACGGTCGCGTCGAGGCCGTCTTCGAGGGGCCGGAAGGGGCCGTCCGCGACGCGGTGGAGTGGTGCGAGACCGGAAGTCGGGCCGCAGAGGTCGACGACGTCGACGCCGAATACGGCGAGCCGGAGGGCGAAGACGGGTTCGAGGTCAGGCGCTGA
- a CDS encoding ABC transporter permease — MSKASFVVRRLLQLGVTIWAVGTALFFLFRLMPGDPTSFVVSSQMTPEARDRIIASYGLDQPMHVQYVRYIQNALTLDFGQSFHSNQPVQDVIWTYLPNTLVLMLSAFVVAYILGISLGVLTGWYRGSRFEKSTVVTALTARSVPTFYVGLIVLWVFGATFDVIPMSGMTTAGQDTGSFLSMVTSVDFFQHLVAPAAVLAFYYMGYPLLIMRSSMMEVLSEDFIDVCRAKGLSERAIMFKHAARNAMLPILTAAAIALGYAVGGSVLIETVFAWPGIGREMVRAVLRRDFPVAQGTFMVLAGTIITLNFLADLLYGYLDPRVTYD, encoded by the coding sequence ATGAGTAAGGCAAGCTTCGTCGTTCGACGGCTCCTCCAGCTCGGGGTGACCATCTGGGCGGTCGGAACGGCGCTGTTCTTCCTGTTCCGTCTGATGCCCGGCGATCCGACCTCGTTCGTGGTCTCCTCACAGATGACGCCGGAGGCCAGAGACCGTATCATCGCGAGCTACGGTCTCGACCAGCCGATGCACGTCCAGTACGTACGGTACATCCAGAACGCGCTCACGCTGGACTTCGGGCAGTCGTTCCACTCAAACCAGCCGGTCCAGGACGTGATCTGGACGTATCTCCCGAACACCCTGGTACTCATGTTGAGCGCGTTCGTCGTCGCATATATTCTGGGTATCTCCCTCGGGGTCCTGACCGGCTGGTACCGTGGCTCCCGGTTCGAGAAGTCGACCGTCGTCACCGCGCTGACGGCTCGCAGCGTCCCGACGTTCTACGTCGGACTGATCGTGTTGTGGGTCTTCGGTGCGACGTTCGACGTCATCCCGATGAGTGGGATGACGACGGCAGGCCAGGACACCGGTTCCTTCCTGAGCATGGTCACGTCGGTCGACTTCTTCCAGCACCTCGTCGCGCCGGCCGCCGTGCTGGCGTTCTACTATATGGGCTACCCCCTACTGATCATGCGGTCGAGTATGATGGAGGTGCTCTCGGAGGACTTCATCGACGTCTGCCGCGCGAAGGGGCTCTCCGAACGGGCGATAATGTTCAAACACGCAGCCCGTAACGCGATGTTGCCGATCCTCACCGCGGCGGCGATCGCGCTCGGCTACGCGGTCGGCGGGAGCGTGCTCATCGAGACGGTGTTCGCTTGGCCGGGCATCGGTCGAGAGATGGTCCGGGCGGTGCTGCGGCGCGACTTCCCGGTCGCGCAGGGGACCTTCATGGTGCTCGCCGGTACGATCATCACCCTGAATTTCCTGGCCGACCTCCTGTACGGCTACCTCGACCCGCGGGTTACCTACGACTGA
- a CDS encoding amidohydrolase, translated as MDPLTTFDGRSLGDVRRDLHKYAEAGWKEFRTSALLAAELDDLGYEVSLGKATVDPDERMGVPPADELAAAKARAREEGAPEAYLDEMGDVTGVVATREFGDGPVVGLRTDIDALERQEATDDGHRPAAEGFASVHPGEMHACGHDAHATIGLGVARAFADGGFDGTLKLFFQPAEEGGRGGKPMAASGHLDDADHLFAVHVGLDEPTGTIVSSYDAPLSNAKLDVTFIGEPSHAGGEPHAGQNALQAATAAIENLYGIARHGDGATRINVGQVSADNAQNVICEEATMRVEVRGETHDLNEYMLGRVRDVVDGAATMHDVEYETGLYGKTTTFRNDEPMVETVEAAAAATDGVDEIASKEFGGSEDASYLVRRVQERGGTAVYLGVGASNPSGHHTAHFDVDEAAIDLGVDVIVEAIARSA; from the coding sequence ATGGACCCGTTGACGACGTTCGACGGCCGATCGCTCGGAGACGTTCGCCGTGACCTCCACAAGTACGCCGAGGCAGGCTGGAAGGAGTTCCGTACGTCGGCGTTGCTCGCGGCTGAGCTGGACGACCTCGGCTACGAGGTTTCTCTCGGCAAGGCGACCGTCGACCCGGACGAACGGATGGGCGTCCCGCCGGCTGACGAACTCGCCGCGGCCAAGGCCCGGGCCCGGGAGGAAGGAGCGCCGGAGGCGTACCTCGACGAGATGGGAGACGTGACCGGCGTCGTCGCGACGCGGGAGTTCGGCGACGGTCCGGTCGTCGGACTCCGGACCGACATCGACGCGCTGGAGCGGCAGGAAGCGACAGACGACGGACACCGTCCGGCCGCGGAGGGCTTCGCGAGCGTTCACCCGGGAGAGATGCACGCCTGCGGTCACGACGCTCACGCCACAATCGGACTCGGCGTGGCGCGCGCGTTCGCGGACGGTGGGTTCGACGGGACGCTGAAACTGTTCTTCCAGCCGGCCGAGGAGGGCGGACGCGGCGGGAAGCCGATGGCCGCGTCCGGTCACCTCGACGACGCCGATCACCTGTTCGCGGTACACGTCGGACTCGACGAACCCACGGGGACGATCGTCTCCAGTTACGACGCCCCGCTGTCGAACGCCAAGCTCGACGTCACGTTCATCGGCGAGCCGTCACACGCCGGCGGCGAACCGCACGCCGGTCAGAACGCACTTCAGGCGGCGACCGCAGCGATCGAGAACCTCTACGGCATCGCGAGACACGGGGACGGTGCGACCCGGATCAACGTCGGCCAGGTGAGCGCGGACAACGCGCAGAACGTCATCTGTGAGGAGGCGACGATGCGGGTCGAGGTCCGCGGCGAGACCCACGACCTCAACGAGTACATGCTCGGTCGGGTTCGCGACGTCGTCGACGGCGCGGCGACGATGCACGACGTGGAGTACGAGACGGGCCTCTACGGAAAGACCACGACGTTCCGTAACGACGAGCCGATGGTCGAGACCGTGGAGGCGGCCGCGGCCGCGACCGACGGAGTCGACGAAATCGCCTCAAAGGAGTTCGGCGGAAGCGAGGATGCCTCCTATCTCGTCCGTCGCGTCCAGGAGCGCGGTGGGACCGCGGTGTACCTCGGGGTCGGCGCGAGCAACCCGTCGGGACACCACACCGCCCACTTCGACGTCGACGAGGCGGCGATCGACCTCGGGGTGGACGTGATCGTCGAGGCGATCGCGCGGTCGGCGTGA
- a CDS encoding metallopeptidase TldD-related protein, which produces MTDREAVADAVDELVSLLDGDDRIAFGEVGGVYRDASEVVVTEEGVRNASEFTTTGVWCRTFADGAAAYRFTTDLSEEGLADIVDRTVAGSEGLAQSTPAHVDTESTHRAVHEGWAAESVTERDLDEKRAIVRAAAADTETTPERLRLHYSDERSEVSLATTAGSVVRTVVDRADADVTLVPPGESKVRRHVGTTRGAQLLDGLPEAVDALDRDALELADAPDGGSPTGDAVVVLGPEAAGQLVHELAGYLAADIAAFRFSPLEPGDRLTDAPLTVDDAVEPGSWGSLPYDAEGRPTTPVRLVDRGRVESFLYDTAMAAEAERSPAGHVVPAIGFEQAPRIHHRHLRVRPGEATVDELLADADLYVRRFGPAYYRDQFERTQRDGTMPPSTPYAHDVADRIPDSAEPARVALPVAEGFRVEDGTLGAAVEPTLSWTPETMATIDGIGRAPREVTGVASKHKSRIPYAVTAPAIRLEAPLRGRE; this is translated from the coding sequence ATGACCGACAGGGAGGCGGTGGCCGACGCGGTGGACGAACTCGTCTCGCTCCTCGACGGTGACGACCGGATCGCGTTCGGCGAGGTCGGGGGAGTGTATCGAGACGCGAGCGAGGTCGTCGTCACCGAAGAGGGCGTCCGGAACGCTTCGGAGTTCACGACGACCGGCGTCTGGTGTCGGACGTTCGCCGACGGCGCGGCCGCGTACCGGTTCACGACCGACCTCTCCGAGGAGGGATTGGCGGACATCGTCGACCGGACGGTGGCCGGAAGCGAAGGGCTCGCACAGTCTACTCCGGCCCACGTCGACACCGAGTCGACGCACCGAGCTGTCCACGAGGGGTGGGCCGCCGAGTCCGTCACCGAACGGGATCTCGACGAGAAACGAGCGATCGTCCGTGCCGCCGCGGCGGACACCGAGACGACGCCGGAACGCCTCCGTCTCCACTACTCCGACGAGCGGTCCGAGGTGTCGCTGGCGACGACCGCCGGAAGCGTCGTCCGGACGGTGGTCGACCGGGCCGACGCGGACGTGACGCTCGTTCCGCCGGGTGAGTCGAAGGTGCGACGACACGTCGGGACGACCCGTGGGGCTCAGCTTCTCGACGGGCTCCCCGAGGCCGTCGACGCACTAGACCGGGACGCGCTCGAACTGGCGGACGCGCCCGACGGGGGCTCCCCGACCGGAGACGCCGTCGTGGTGCTCGGGCCCGAGGCGGCCGGACAGCTGGTCCACGAACTCGCCGGGTACCTCGCGGCCGACATCGCTGCGTTCAGGTTCTCACCGTTGGAACCCGGAGACCGGCTGACCGACGCCCCACTGACGGTCGACGATGCCGTCGAACCGGGATCGTGGGGGTCGCTTCCTTACGACGCGGAGGGACGACCGACGACGCCGGTCCGACTCGTCGACCGGGGCCGCGTCGAGTCGTTCCTGTACGACACCGCGATGGCCGCCGAGGCGGAGCGGTCTCCGGCGGGACACGTCGTCCCGGCGATCGGGTTCGAACAGGCGCCGCGGATTCACCACCGACACCTGCGGGTTCGGCCGGGCGAGGCGACCGTGGACGAACTGCTGGCCGACGCGGACCTGTACGTCCGCCGTTTCGGGCCGGCGTACTACCGCGACCAGTTCGAGCGGACCCAACGCGACGGAACGATGCCTCCGAGCACTCCGTACGCACACGATGTCGCGGACCGTATTCCCGACTCGGCGGAGCCGGCCAGAGTGGCGCTTCCCGTCGCCGAGGGGTTCCGCGTCGAGGACGGGACGCTCGGCGCGGCCGTCGAGCCGACCCTTTCGTGGACGCCGGAGACGATGGCGACGATCGACGGGATCGGACGGGCACCTCGCGAAGTCACCGGCGTCGCGTCGAAACACAAGTCGCGGATCCCGTACGCCGTCACCGCGCCGGCGATACGGTTGGAGGCGCCGCTGCGGGGACGAGAGTGA
- a CDS encoding BMP family protein produces MTSDFERRRFIKAASAAGLVGLAGCSGGPGGDGSDGSDGSDGSDGSDGDDGSDGSDGDDGGDEPAANIGMVYATGGLGDGSFNDQAQQGVQQAEEELGIAFQEAQPDEVSQFSTFQQQFAESSDPNYDLVSCIGFLQADSLSDTAESYPDQDFMIVDSAVDADNVASYVFREHQGSYLAGLMASLLTTRDFSAGAGSTAGDSTNLGFVGGVESDLIKKFQAGFEVGVSAGNDDVDVSVNYTGSFNDPAAGREAANAMYNSGADIVYHAAGNTGTGVFQAAQEQERFAIGVDRDQSVTRTDYADVILASMVKRVDTAVFNAIEATTNDDFPGGSNVALGLESDGVALAYGDQLGSEIPQEIRDEVATARDDIIAGDTDVPSEV; encoded by the coding sequence ATGACATCTGACTTCGAGCGGCGGCGGTTCATCAAGGCGGCAAGCGCAGCGGGCCTCGTCGGCCTCGCCGGGTGTAGCGGGGGTCCCGGTGGCGACGGCTCCGACGGCAGCGACGGTTCGGACGGTTCGGACGGGTCTGACGGGGACGACGGCTCCGACGGATCGGACGGGGACGACGGCGGCGACGAGCCCGCGGCGAACATCGGGATGGTGTACGCGACGGGCGGTCTCGGCGACGGCTCGTTCAACGATCAGGCGCAGCAGGGCGTCCAACAGGCGGAGGAGGAACTTGGGATCGCGTTTCAGGAGGCCCAGCCCGACGAGGTGTCGCAGTTCAGCACCTTCCAACAGCAGTTCGCGGAGTCGAGCGACCCGAACTACGACCTGGTCTCGTGTATCGGCTTCCTTCAGGCCGACTCGCTGTCGGACACGGCCGAGTCGTACCCCGACCAGGACTTCATGATCGTCGATTCGGCCGTCGACGCCGACAACGTCGCGAGCTACGTCTTCCGGGAACACCAGGGCTCGTACCTCGCCGGGCTGATGGCGAGCCTGCTCACGACCCGCGACTTCTCGGCCGGCGCGGGCTCGACCGCGGGCGACTCGACGAACCTCGGGTTCGTCGGCGGCGTCGAGTCCGACCTGATCAAAAAGTTCCAGGCCGGCTTCGAGGTGGGCGTCTCCGCGGGTAACGACGACGTCGATGTCAGCGTCAACTACACCGGGAGCTTCAACGACCCGGCGGCGGGCCGGGAGGCGGCGAACGCGATGTACAACAGCGGTGCTGACATCGTCTACCACGCCGCGGGCAACACCGGTACCGGCGTCTTTCAGGCCGCACAGGAGCAGGAGCGGTTCGCGATCGGCGTCGACCGCGACCAGTCCGTCACGCGGACCGACTACGCCGACGTCATCCTCGCGAGCATGGTCAAGCGGGTCGACACCGCCGTGTTCAATGCGATCGAGGCCACGACCAACGACGATTTCCCCGGCGGGTCGAACGTCGCGCTCGGGCTCGAAAGCGACGGCGTTGCGCTCGCCTACGGCGACCAGCTCGGCTCGGAGATCCCTCAGGAGATCCGCGACGAGGTCGCGACCGCCCGCGACGACATCATCGCCGGCGACACCGACGTCCCCTCGGAGGTGTAG
- a CDS encoding DoxX family protein produces MLAGLTTLPLQFDTPLAGELFLFGRLIFGATLAFMGLNHFMDLETMAGYAEFKGLPAPLFSVIASGVVLGGLGVAAGAFPVLAAGALALFLLASAVTMHDFWSVDDPEERQNEMTSFLKNVYGAGAALALLAAGGTAWPYAVGMSLF; encoded by the coding sequence ATGTTAGCTGGACTCACGACGCTACCGCTTCAGTTCGACACTCCCCTCGCGGGCGAGCTCTTCTTATTCGGCCGACTCATCTTCGGCGCGACCCTCGCGTTCATGGGTCTCAACCACTTCATGGACCTCGAAACGATGGCCGGCTACGCCGAGTTCAAGGGTCTCCCCGCGCCGCTGTTCTCGGTGATCGCCTCCGGAGTCGTCCTCGGCGGTCTCGGCGTCGCGGCGGGCGCGTTCCCCGTTCTCGCGGCCGGCGCACTCGCCCTCTTCCTGCTCGCCTCCGCCGTGACGATGCACGACTTCTGGTCGGTCGACGACCCCGAGGAGAGGCAGAACGAGATGACGAGCTTTCTGAAGAACGTCTACGGCGCCGGCGCGGCGCTCGCGCTGCTCGCGGCCGGCGGCACCGCGTGGCCCTACGCGGTCGGTATGAGCCTGTTCTGA
- a CDS encoding phosphomannomutase, with amino-acid sequence MDLFGTAGIRGGVEDRVTPALALAVGRAVGAEIRSREGADGEEGTDPTVVLARDGRVTGPAIAAATEAGLAAGGVDVERAGRLPTPALAHAARGRYGVMLTASHNPPTDNGIKLFRDGTEFDRESERAVESRVADEEPVAPWDEWTESTRIDPLGGYLAAVREYAERFGAPLDGLRVAVDCGNGMSAPATPTVLRELGADVVTLNGNVDGHFPGRGSKPTPETLSDLRAFVADANEGVAEPGRPTDGEGGSDGEDGEADAEAGETVGFAFGIGHDGDADRVVIVDADGEVVHEDTVLAVLAERYTRESDAADPVVVTTPNASGRIDERVHDAGGRVERVRLGALHEGIAAVREAAATADGAGGDDTRVVFAAEPWKHVHVAFGGWIDGVTSAAVISRLVADVGLDALREPVTERPYRKVSVSCPDDAKESVMDRLETALPDAFPDAAVDTDHGVRLEFDDASWTLVRPSGTEPYVRVYAESDAVDELVADVEDVVEDAVAAA; translated from the coding sequence ATGGACCTGTTCGGAACCGCCGGGATACGCGGCGGTGTCGAGGACCGCGTCACGCCGGCGCTCGCGCTCGCAGTCGGGCGGGCCGTGGGCGCCGAGATACGATCGCGAGAGGGAGCCGACGGCGAGGAGGGGACCGATCCGACGGTCGTGCTCGCCCGCGACGGGCGGGTGACCGGGCCGGCGATCGCGGCCGCCACCGAAGCGGGGCTGGCCGCGGGCGGCGTCGACGTCGAGCGCGCCGGGCGACTGCCGACGCCGGCGCTCGCGCACGCCGCGCGGGGACGCTACGGCGTGATGCTCACCGCCTCGCACAACCCGCCGACCGACAACGGGATCAAGCTGTTCCGCGACGGCACCGAGTTCGACCGCGAGTCGGAGCGCGCCGTCGAGTCCCGCGTCGCCGACGAGGAGCCGGTCGCGCCGTGGGACGAGTGGACCGAGTCGACTCGGATCGACCCGCTCGGCGGGTACCTCGCCGCCGTCCGCGAGTACGCCGAGCGGTTCGGCGCCCCCCTCGACGGCCTGCGCGTCGCGGTCGACTGCGGCAACGGCATGAGCGCGCCGGCGACCCCGACCGTCCTCCGCGAGCTGGGCGCCGACGTGGTTACGCTCAACGGCAACGTCGACGGCCACTTCCCGGGCCGCGGGAGCAAGCCGACGCCGGAGACGCTCTCCGACCTGCGCGCGTTCGTCGCCGACGCCAACGAGGGCGTCGCGGAGCCGGGCCGACCGACCGACGGCGAGGGCGGGAGCGACGGGGAGGACGGCGAAGCCGACGCGGAGGCCGGCGAGACCGTGGGGTTCGCCTTCGGGATCGGCCACGACGGCGACGCGGACCGGGTCGTGATCGTCGACGCCGACGGCGAGGTGGTCCACGAGGACACGGTCCTCGCAGTCCTCGCGGAGCGGTACACCCGCGAGAGCGACGCGGCGGACCCGGTCGTCGTGACGACGCCGAACGCCTCCGGGCGGATCGACGAGCGCGTCCACGACGCCGGCGGCCGCGTCGAGCGCGTGCGACTCGGCGCGCTCCACGAGGGGATCGCCGCGGTCCGGGAGGCGGCCGCGACCGCCGACGGCGCGGGCGGCGACGACACCCGCGTCGTCTTCGCGGCCGAACCGTGGAAGCACGTCCACGTCGCCTTCGGCGGGTGGATCGACGGCGTGACCTCCGCGGCGGTGATCTCTCGCCTCGTCGCCGACGTGGGACTCGACGCGCTCCGCGAGCCGGTGACCGAGCGCCCGTACCGTAAGGTGAGCGTCTCCTGTCCCGACGACGCGAAGGAGTCGGTGATGGACCGGCTGGAGACGGCGCTGCCGGACGCGTTCCCCGACGCCGCGGTCGACACCGACCACGGCGTCCGGCTGGAGTTCGACGACGCCTCGTGGACGCTGGTGCGCCCCTCCGGCACGGAGCCGTACGTCCGGGTGTACGCCGAGAGCGACGCGGTCGACGAACTGGTTGCCGACGTTGAGGACGTGGTCGAGGACGCGGTCGCGGCGGCGTAA
- a CDS encoding ABC transporter ATP-binding protein: protein MSGTVGGDEPLLYVDELKKHFKVDEGLVSSLLRAATGGEADYVHAVDGVSLELERGETLGLAGESGCGKTTTGMSLVRLHEPTDGSISFRGMDLSEATDEELRTFRQNAQMIFQDPFESLNPRMTVYDTVAEPLRIHNVRNETARVRRALEFAELLPPEQYYDQYPHELSGGQRQRVAIARALALDPDFIVADEPVSMLDVSLRAGVLSLMERMTEEFDLSVVYISHDLSLLRHMCDRLAIMYMGEVVEKGKTDDIIENPQHPYTQSLINAVPVPDPDVGRDRVELPGEVGDAIDVPSGCRFHGRCPDYIGEVCETEEPTLERKANLPGDREVACHLYEPVDGNAESTSTDDGSEAAATDD, encoded by the coding sequence ATGAGCGGAACAGTCGGTGGCGACGAGCCGCTGTTGTACGTCGACGAATTAAAAAAGCATTTCAAGGTCGACGAGGGCCTCGTGTCCAGCCTGTTGCGAGCCGCGACGGGCGGGGAGGCCGACTACGTCCACGCGGTCGACGGCGTGAGCCTCGAACTCGAACGCGGCGAGACGCTCGGGCTCGCCGGGGAGTCCGGCTGCGGGAAGACGACGACCGGCATGTCGCTCGTACGGCTCCACGAACCGACCGACGGCTCCATCTCGTTCCGGGGGATGGACCTCTCCGAAGCGACCGATGAGGAGCTGCGGACGTTCAGACAGAACGCCCAAATGATCTTTCAGGACCCGTTCGAGTCGCTGAACCCGCGGATGACCGTGTACGACACGGTGGCGGAACCGCTCCGCATACACAATGTCCGGAACGAGACGGCCCGCGTCCGCCGAGCGCTCGAGTTTGCCGAGCTCCTCCCGCCGGAGCAGTACTACGACCAGTACCCTCACGAACTGTCCGGCGGACAGCGTCAGCGGGTCGCCATCGCCCGGGCGCTGGCGTTGGATCCCGACTTCATCGTCGCCGACGAGCCGGTCAGCATGCTCGACGTCTCGCTCCGGGCGGGCGTGCTGTCGCTGATGGAGCGGATGACCGAGGAGTTCGACCTCTCGGTCGTGTACATCAGCCACGACCTCTCGCTGCTCCGACACATGTGCGATCGACTCGCGATCATGTACATGGGCGAGGTCGTCGAGAAGGGGAAGACGGACGACATCATCGAGAATCCCCAACATCCGTACACGCAGTCGCTGATCAACGCGGTGCCGGTCCCCGACCCAGATGTCGGACGCGACCGCGTCGAACTCCCCGGCGAGGTCGGCGACGCCATCGACGTCCCCTCGGGGTGTCGGTTCCACGGTCGGTGTCCTGACTACATCGGCGAGGTCTGCGAGACGGAGGAGCCGACCCTCGAACGGAAGGCCAACCTCCCCGGCGACCGTGAAGTCGCCTGTCACCTCTACGAGCCCGTCGACGGGAACGCGGAGTCGACGTCGACGGACGACGGGTCCGAGGCCGCGGCGACCGACGACTGA
- a CDS encoding helix-turn-helix domain-containing protein, which translates to MSSQELAETESAETAAGEADSAASGSEADASESAPTGADAAAGADAVTAPETPCPVVDSIEQIGSKWRLVVLHELLSGESRFNELKRETDANARTLSRVLDDLQETGFVHRRLEEDSPVATYYSLTDKGESLAPVFEEIDDWAHEWLAECSE; encoded by the coding sequence ATGTCATCGCAGGAACTCGCCGAGACGGAATCAGCGGAGACGGCGGCGGGAGAGGCCGACTCGGCCGCGAGCGGATCGGAGGCCGACGCGAGCGAGTCGGCGCCGACGGGAGCGGACGCAGCGGCGGGAGCGGACGCGGTGACCGCGCCCGAGACCCCCTGTCCGGTCGTCGACTCGATCGAGCAGATCGGCTCGAAGTGGCGGCTCGTCGTCCTCCACGAGCTGTTGAGCGGCGAGTCGCGGTTCAACGAGCTGAAACGCGAGACCGACGCGAACGCCCGGACGCTCTCGCGCGTGCTCGACGACCTCCAAGAGACCGGCTTCGTCCACCGGCGATTGGAGGAGGACTCGCCGGTGGCGACGTATTACAGTCTGACCGACAAGGGCGAGTCGCTCGCGCCCGTCTTCGAGGAGATCGACGACTGGGCCCACGAGTGGCTCGCGGAGTGTAGCGAGTAG